From Eriocheir sinensis breed Jianghai 21 chromosome 37, ASM2467909v1, whole genome shotgun sequence, one genomic window encodes:
- the LOC127008124 gene encoding pleiotropic regulator 1-like: MPSSTDDVQRHSVHTLVFRSLKRTHDMFLCDQGGLPPVEEALEKLRRQAKARDQYGPVLGLVRHNRRKAAAAPHEIDMDDLPPKAIEAANGTMASPLALPPPSGPHPPLPPTPPPQSMALIPSSTPSASVGQQSLVPRRAPTLPRPKWHAPWKLARVISGHLGWVRCVAVEPANEWFATGSNDRVIKIWDLASGQLKLSLTGHVSAVRGLAVSPRHPYLFSCGEDKQVKCWDLEYNKVIRHYHGHLSACYGLALHPTIDVLVTCGRDSTARVWDMRTKANIHTLTGHSNTIASVVCQAAEPQVITGSHDFTIRLWDLGAGKSTCTLTHHKKSVRALAIHPELYMFASGAPDNIKQWKCPDGKFMQNLTGHNAIVNCLAINREGVMVSGADNGTLYFWDWRTGYNFQKLQAPVQPGSMDSEAGVFAVTFDQSGSRLITCDADKTIKIYKEDDTATEETHPINWRPEILKRRKY; the protein is encoded by the exons ATGCCGTCCAGCACAGATGATGTGCAGCGGCACTCGGTGCACACACTGGTGTTCCGCTCACTCAAGCGCACCCATGACATGTTCCTGTGTGACCAGGGAGGCCTGCCACCCGTGGAGGAGGCCTTGGAGAAGCTGCGGCGGCAGGCTAAGGCGCGGGATCAGTATGGGCCTGTGCTGGGGCTGGTGAGGCACAACAGACGTAAGGCTGCTGCAGCGCCCCATGAGATAGACATGGATGACCTGCCCCCCAAGGCCATCGAGGCAGCCAATGGCACCATGGCCAGCCCCCTTGCTCTGCCCCCTCCTTCAGGACCACACCCTCCACTTCCCCCCACACCTCCACCCCAGAGCATGGCCTTGATCCCCTCATCTACCCCGAGCGCTAGTGTTGGACAGCAGTCCCTGGTGCCGCGCCGTGCCCCCACATTGCCTCGCCCCAAATGGCACGCCCCATGGAAGCTGGCGCGGGTTATTTCAGGTCACCTGGGATGGGTGCGCTGTGTGGCAGTGGAGCCAGCCAATGAGTGGTTTGCCACTGGCTCCAACGACCGTGTCATCAAGATCTGGGACCTCGCCTCAGGCCAGCTCAAGCTCTCCCTCACTGGCCATGTGTCCGCCGTGAGGGGCCTTGCCGTGTCCCCTCGCCACCCTTACCTCTTTTCTTGTGGGGAAGATAAGCAGGTCAAGTGTTGGGACCTTGAGTACAACAAG gTAATCCGGCACTATCACGGCCACCTGAGTGCCTGCTATGGCCTTGCTTTGCACCCTACCATTGACGTGCTGGTCACCTGTGGTCGAGATTCCACCGCTCGAGTGTGGGACATGCGGACCAAGGCCAACATCCACACCCTCACAGGCCACTCCAACACCATCGCCTCCGTGGTGTGCCAGGCTGCCGAGCCACAG GTCATCACAGGCTCGCACGACTTCACCATCCGCCTGTGGGATCTAGGAGCAGGCAAGAGCACCTGCACCCTCACCCACCACAAGAAGAGTGTGCGCGCCCTCGCCATCCACCCTGAGCTGTACATGTTCGCCTCGGGGGCACCAGACAACATCAAACAGTGGAAGTGTCCAGACGGGAAGTTCATGCAG AACCTGACAGGACACAATGCCATCGTCAACTGTCTGGCCATCAACCGCGAGGGAGTCATGGTGTCAGGGGCAGACAATGGCACACTCTACTTCTGGGACTGGCGGACAGGGTACAACTTCCAGAAGCTGCAGGCCCCTGTgcaaccag gctcCATGGACAGCGAAGCCGGTGTGTTTGCCGTCACCTTTGATCAGAGTGGCTCGCGACTCATCACGTGCGATGCTGACAAGACCATCAAGATATACAAGGAGGATGACACAGCG